The sequence AATAAGTATCAACAAATATACCCTTTCTATTCTTATATCTTCTCTTATAAACATCAACCAAAGGCAAATCAGTATCTATGCTTGTGCTTTCAATAGATACTTGGCTTGACGTTAGTTCAACATCATATGAAATTTTGCCATGATCTTCAACACAGAACCTATATCTTTTTTCAGTTCCATCTCCATCTGACATTCCCATAGCATATCCATCTATCTTATGCAAAGTATAAGTTTTATAATATTCTTCTGTGTACCCATAATTAGTATCTACATCTAAAGATTTTAGATATTCTTTGCCACTGAACATATTAACATGCTCATCTCTACTACCAATTATAATTGCTAAAATTAATAGTAAAGCTAACACTCCCCACAAAATCTTAGTTGATGTTTTTATTGGTTTGCTACCGGTAGAATACTTTCTACTTGACTGCAAATTATCTGTATAACTTATTCCTCCAGTGCTGGTTGACTTGTATTTCTTATGATTTGCAGTTGTCCTTTTAGGCACTTTACTATTAGTTCTCGTAGCTGTATGCTTATTAACACTCCCACTAATCCGAGTATTATTCAAATTTGCATTATTATGATTATGAAGTTTACTAATTCTATTTAATTTTTTCAATTTTTTTCTCATAATATACCCCTTATAATCTAGACCTCATGACTTGAAACTTACAATATTTTGTGGTTACCTCATCACCAATTCTCGTATAAATTCCTGAAAATTCTTCTCCAGTTATAAATACTCCAAATACCATAAATCCACCTTCTTTACCAGTGTTCTTTTGAAATATTCTTTCTTGAAATATTATATCTTCATCTGGAATACTTCTTAATAAATAACTAGGTTGTACAGCCTGCCCTTCCCTGCCTAGTAATGGCTTAATAACGAACTCATTTGTATTAAGCTCATCATAATCAAAGGTAGTAAATGGAATGTACCTTTCTATATTTTTCATTTCATCTTCTGAATAAAAACCATGTTTAATCAGTTCATATATTATTACAAAGAAAGCTTTCGATTGAGAAATTATTGTACTTGCTGGATTTAAAGTTATTACCTTGTCATTTATTGCATTCAACAATCTCTTTAGGTTTTCATCTTCCTCATCAAGAAGCCAATCCAATGGATAATACCTAAAAATAAAATCTAACTTTGTACCATAAAGGTATACTCCATCATCCTCTACAACTAAATCATTAATATTTCCATAAATATAGGAATTATCTCTGCAAGTATCATCTTCTTTGAACATTCTCATAATTGCATTTGTTGTAACCCAATCTTCATAATATGTCAAAGATACAAACCCTATTATTGGATTTTTTATATTATAGTCATTAATTATCTTTTTTCCTTGCTTAACTATGTTTTTTACTAGCATATCATTAATTCTACTAGTTTTGTTGAAGGTTACTTTTGGATAATTAATATTGTCTTCTCCAACATTTATTGTATTGCTAACATTTGAATCTTTATCAAACATATTACCTATAGATTCTTCATTACACAATTTTTCTTTATATTGTTCTTCTAGTATCTGTTCCACATAAGTCGCTTCACAAATTCCAGCTGGAGTCTCAGAATTTATCTCTAGTAGCTTCCATCTACCATATGAATCCATAATCCAATCCAATCTGCCTATAAACGTAAATTCTTTTGTTTTCTCTCTTTTTATAGTGTCTTCTAGGCCTTCAATACTTAATATCTCTTTAAAAATGTTTAGATTTTCTATGACATAATCTCTTGTCTTTATAAAAATCTTATTAAGTGCTACTGTAGCCTGTTTTAATTCACTAAAAGCTTGTTCACTAATTGTACCAATATCTAAGCTCAAATACTCCTTCTCATCAATATTAAAACCAGTAAATTGTGCTTCGAAAACTAATTTATCAAGAAATGACTGTAACTCTAAGCCAGTTTTAATGCATTCAACACTATCATCTTCTATACCAATTGGAGTAAACCAGGTTTCACCTTCACTTGTTAGATACGTCGAATTCCATCTTACGCATGCTCCAATAACTTCATTGTTACATAGGTATATGCCGAAGTTGCCAAAACATTTTGCAGGAATTCTATAACTCCCATTATAATAATAACTTATATCTTCTTCTTGCTCTTTAAAATGTTGCAACAAAAAATTCTTTTCTTGCATCTTAGATTTTATATACTCTAAACTTTGAATCCACTCATCTTCTGTATGCATAACTCCAATAAATACATCTTCACTATATCTACCATATACAGGCTTAATAACATACCTATCTTTGTCCAACATGGCAAAGTTTATATTTTCATCTGTTAATGGCTCTGTGTAAGGAAGCACTTTTGATATTATCTCCTTCTCCAATGTTGAAAGTCTAGTATCATCATTTTTTATAAGCTTCCATAAATATGAATATAAATTTTTACATTGCATAATAATATCTCGAGGATCGTTTAGTATAAGCAATTTTTCCTCATCAAAAAGTCTTAATATTTCCTTAAAATCTGATATTTCATATAAAAATTCTGTAGGAAATAATCTTAAAATTATATCTATCTTTTTCTCAAATACTCTTACTTCATCTTTTTCAACTATAAAATTATCAGCACCTGCTAAAATAAAATTAAGGTCCTGCCTTTTTAGTTTTTCTTGAAATAATAAAGCTAAATGTGCTTCCTCATAATGTGCTGGATCTACTAAAATTGCAATATTTACTGGCTTATCAGCATAATACTTTTCCTTTATCCCATAAAATCCTTGTTTGAATTTTAATGTAAAATCTTCATTTATATTTTTATATCCTTGTAGCATTTCTTCTGCCACCATGCACTCCCTCTGAGCACATGGTTTATCATAATTTAATTCTGCATAAAACACACTATCCTGTCCAATGAATCCATCATATCTTGCCCAAAATACAGGGATATTTTCTCTTTTAAGTAATAGAATATCATCTAAATATTGAAAATTCCCTAAGTATTCTCTATAGTCTTTATACTCAAGACTTATTCCTTGTTTAATCTTTAGTGCTACATTATTTATTATCCCGGCAGTATATTTAAATTGTTTATATACATTCTTATTCATAAAGTAGGGTATATCAGAATATATTTCTTTCACACTCTTTGAATGAATAAGCTTATAATCAAACAATAACTTGTCCCAATAACTTTCATATCTCATCATTCCATTCTCCTATTAATTAAGAAGATGAACTTGCTCTAATGTATGATGAATATCCACCCGAATGTCCTCCTCCGCCTCCAGAAGAACTATATGATGAGTTATTATCATTTTGTGCATCTTGCCATACTCTCCAACTGCTTGTTCTATACATAAACACACTATATCCTCCACCATTTTGAACCCCAACTTTTGAATCACTTTCCTCTTCAGGAAATACAAATGGTGTAGCCCCAGTTCCATGATATGCATCATCCTTAGGACTCTCTGTTCCAACCTTATCTACAACTACATCATCACAACCTAAGAAAACCATAGGTGCGCCTATGGTCATTGTGGTTGCTAGAGATAAAGAAATTGCTTTCTTCTTCCACTTTTTATCCATACATTACACCTCAAACCTTAAGCATCTGAAAGCACATAGGTTTATATACTGGTCTATTTTACCTTATACTGCGTCAACATAACCCTTAGATAGCGCTGCTATCTGGGAAACTTGTTTCCTTGTCTAACTAAAAATATCCATCACATATTTGAACTTGTTATTTATTTTCAGATGCCTTATTCACATTATAAAATATATATCTTTTCTTAATTCAAATCTTTTAAAATATTTGAATATTTCTCTAAGCAGTGATACTTTTTACACAAAGCAATTAATCACATTAATTTATTTTTCTGTTTACCTTTATCTTTCTACCCTTATCGATAAATAGTAATTAAATCTCAATACTTTTTACCTGCACTCCATTATCAGAAATATAAGCTATATATTCTTTTATATCCTCTTTTAATGAACTTTTAGATATTATGCTAACCTTGTCCACACCATAAGCATTAAGCTCTTCACAAGATGGCAACTCTTCCTCTGTGAGCCTGTATTGATTATTAAAATATTTTTTTCTATCATATTCTTCATCACTATATCTATCATAATCTAATAAAAGACAATACTTCTCTATATTCAAATCATTATCAATTATTTTAGAAGTTTCTATGAGTTTCTGTAGCAATTCAATAGTTCCAACTCTGGCATTTTCATGGAATATATGCGCAAACACAGGAATTATCTTAATCTTATAGTTTAAATTTAAATATACAGCTAAATCAATTCCAATACTCTCATTTAAATCTAAAATTAATAACTCACTTTCAAGCTGTGATTTAAGTAAATCAACAACTTTTTCATCAAAAAAATTACTTATGTCAATAGATTTAAACTCCAACTTTTTATCACTAAACGGAATCCTATCTATTAAAGTCATAGATGAAGCAAAAGGCGTAGAAATCAACTGCCACTTAAACTTATTTAATCCTCTTCTAAAATTATTGTATACCTCATACATGTTAGGTTTATATTGTTTATTTTCCATTGTATAATTACCTTTACTACTTCAATTACTTATATGTAACTGAAAAAACTTCTATTAAGTTTATTATATGAGAATATCCATTTGAATCTCTTAACATTAAATAGTCTCCATCTCTTCTTACATCATAAGCATCAATTTCTATATCAGGTTCCTCTGCATTATATGATGTTGATGATAAATATATATAACACTTCATTTCAAAAATCCTCCATTCATTTCAATATATTCTTATATTATACTGCAAACACGATTAATATAAAATATATTGTGATAAATATATTATTATAACCATATACCCTCGTATCTATATAATCAATAAAACAAATTTTACTTTATCAGTGAAATATAAAACTTTTTACACTTTATAACTAGTATAATATATAAAATAAAGGCTGCAATTTGTTTGTAAAACCAACTGCAGTCCATCTTTAATCTAAAATTAAAATTGAAATTTATTTATTAACTTATTTAGTTTTTCAGATTTTTCTTTTAATTCAGCGGAAATTTCAGTTAATGTTTCATTAGCCTCTACCTGTCCTTGTATTGTTGCAATCACTTCTTCTGTAGAAGCTGTATGATTTTCTGAAATAATCTCAATATTGTTTATTGAACTTTTCAATATTTCTCTCTCACTATTTATATCATTCATAGATTGTAATGTTTTTTGCATAGCAATTTTAGTCTTATCTATAGAAGCCTTGATTTCCTCAAATGACCCTATTGTACTATTAACTTTCTCATTTTCATCTCTAATTGTTTCTTTCGCTTCATTGGATAATCCTAATAATAATTCAATTGTATTATTAACATTATCAATTATTGCCTTTATTTCTTTTGATGCTTGATTTGACTCTTCTGATAGTTTTCTTATCTCTTGTGCTACCACATTAAACCCTTTACCAACTTCCCCAGCTCTAGCTGCTTCAATAGATGCGTTTAATGCTAATAAATTAGTCTGAGATGCTATTCCATTTATATTTCCTAATATCTTTACAATATCCTTAGTATATGTGTGTAAAGTGTCAATGCTGCCTCCCAGATCTTCCATTGCCTTTGAATTTTTTGCTGATGATACTTTCAATGAATCTATACTTACAAAACCTTCTTGAATTTTTATCATTGAATTTTCTGCTGCTGAATTCGAATCATTAATATATTCATCTGTGCTATTAACAATAGTATTAAAATCATCTGATATCTTCACACAATTTTGAGTTTCTTCAGTTTGCTTCAAAGACCCTGTAGCTATCTCTTCAGCAGCTTCTCCAATTTGCTTAGAAGATGAATATATTTCTTCTGATAGTGAAACCATCTTTGTTGCTGAATTATTAGTTTCTACGGCTAAAGAAGCTGTAGTTCCCAATAAATCGCTTAAATCTTTTATCATACTATTAAAATTATGATTTAACTGATTTAATTCTGTAATTTTATATTTACTAACATTTTCAACCTTAAAGTTTCCTTCTGAAACATCCTTGGTTATACTTATAATGTCATTAATTGGATTACTAATCTGCCTACTAATCAAAAGTGATATTACAAATGCAATTCCTACAACCAATATTCCTATTAATATAATAACAATACCTATAATATTAGCTGATGAAGTTAAATTTTTCTCAGGTATTATAGAAAAATATTTCCAACCTGTTAGATTAGATTTTGTATACACACCATAATAACTTGTACCTTTATCCTTAAATGTGAAATCCCCTGAATTCTTCTTTAGGGCTTCTTGCATATATGTTGAAGTTATCTTCGTACCTATCAATTTATCATCACTATGTGATATAACTGTGCCATTATTATCTACTATAAATTCATATCCATTACTTCCGCCATTGTTTCCATTAAAAATAGATTGCAGCTTTTCTACATCTATATTGATTCTTAGTACTCCCATTACTTGCCACGTATTTACATCTTTTAATATTCTTACATTACTAATGACCTTTTTGTTGCTAGTTGTGTCTGATTCTTTTTCTAACATAGGAGTTGTCCAAATACTCCCACTTACTTGCTTTGTAGCTTTCTTATACCATTCTGTTTCTTTCACTTTAGCTATTTCTTCATCAGTTATTGTTGTACCATCTGAGGATATAGACAATCCGTTGTCATTATAAACATATATACTTTTTATTAATTTTGACACAGAACTATTTGCTGTTGTGCCTAAATACTTTTCTGTTGATTGTCTTGTAGCAAAATCCTTACTTACAGCAGGGTCAGTTAAGAACTTAGATAAGTTATCGTTTGCAAGTATTTCAATAGATGCACTATTTATTATATTATTAATTAAGTCCATAGAACTTGTATTTTTCTCTAGTAGTTCCATAGATGAATTTTTAAACTGCTTTTTAAAATTACTTTTTGTTACAGTAAAAGTAATTACTCCAGTTCCTATTAATGATATTATTACAATTGAATTAATAGTCAACAATAATTTTTTTAATAATCTACTTTCTTTCCCTACTGTTTTATTAACTAATTTTCTCATAATTCCTTTAGCAAAATTATTATTTTCATTTCTCAATCTTCTTTTTTTCTTCTTTCTCCCATCTACATTTTTAATTAAATCATCACTCTTATCATCTGTAATTTCTCTTTGTTGTATTTTGCCTCTTTTCCCTTTCATAATTCTTCACCCCTGTATACCATTAATTAATCTTACTTGTTTTCAAGTTGCTTTTTATAGTTAAGTGGGCTAGTTCCCACATACTTTTTAAACTTTCCATGAAAATAATCAATGTTTTTATACCCTACTTTTTCAGATACTTGATATACTTTAAGTTTATCTTCCATCAACAATACTTTTGCTTTTTCAATTCTCACCTTATCTAAATAAGTATTAAAATTTTCGCCTACATAATTCTTAAAGGCTTTGCCCAGATAAGCACTATTATAATTAAATATTTGTGCTAATAGCTCCAGTTTTAAATCATTATAATAATTCTTATTTATATAATTAATAATTCTTTTCATAGTACTATCTGTAGAGATGTTGCTTACTTTTTCAGATAAGTTTATAAATTGTTCTGCTAAATAATCAATTGTTTCATTAAGACTTGTTTTTGTATAAAATTCCTCCATTACTTCATTACTGTCAGTAATTTCTTCTTTCTTAATGTTATAATCATTAATTATTTTTTCTCTTAACTCTAAAGCTTTATTTATTGCTACTATCTTAACTTTTTCCTCTGAGTACCCTTCTCTTCTCAAGTTATTAGCAAATTTCAAGAAACATTTGACCAACTTCTCAATATCATTAATTTCAACATAGCTATATAAATTATTTAATTCAATATCCTCATATTCTTTTAATGATTCCTTCATGATTTTTTCTATAATCTCTTTTGATATTATTCTATATTCAAAAAATAAGAATTTCTTTTTCATTAACTCTTTAGCATCTAAATATGAATATTGAACTTTTTCTAATGACATTTCTTCTTTGCCTAAAGTAATGAATGTTTTTTTATCTAACTTTTCTTCAAGTTTGTTCAAAGTTTTCATTATATGACTCATACTAAAATTTATAAAAACTAAAGCAATAAAGTTTTCCAATATCAAAATATGAAGATTTTCTATCATTCCAACTTGCTCTGATACCATCTTTTCTAGCTTGTACATCTCTGCATTGTTATTATATTTTGAATTAGATACAAGAGCGACTTCTACTTTTAAATTATCTGTATCAAATTCTAAGTTTCCTAAATCTATTTTTTCTTTACTTTCCCCTAAAATTAATTGCTTAAATGTTAACTCTCTTAAATACTTTTTACTAACTGCTACATTCTTTTCACTATCTTTTTCTCTATTTATTTCCTCGCCTAAACTTACAATCAATTCAGTCAGCTCATCTTCATCTATTGGCTTTAAGATATATGCTTTTACTCCATAAGTTATTGCACTCTTAGCATATTGAAAATCTGAATATCCTGTAATTATTATAAACTTGCCGTTAAATCCATTTTCTTGAGATTTTTTAATAACATCAATTCCAAACATTCCTGGCATATTAATATCCATTAATACTAGATCAGGTTTCAATTTCATTATTTTGTTGTAGCCATCATCACCATCTATACCTTCTCCACATACAGAAAATCCATGCTGCTCCCATTTAATTATTTTTTTCAACCCTGCTCTAACACTTGGCTCATCATCAATTATTAATACATTTAACATACTATTCCCCTCTTCCTAACATAGGTAGTAGAATTGTAACTTTAGTTCCCTTATCTACTTCACTGTCTACATTTAAACCATATTCCTTACCATAAAAAAGTTTTATTCTTTGGTTTACATTGTTTATCCCAATGCTTCTTCTAGTTTTATTATCATCACTAGCAAAATCATTGTTTATTTGTGCTAACTTATCAGGAGGTATACCAAATCCATTATCAGTAACTACAATTATTGAGTTGTTGTTATTATTATATATATTTATAACTATCTTGCCTTTCTCCTTCTTATTTTCTAAGCCATGTACAAAAGCATTTTCAACAATTGGCTGTATAAGCAAAGGTAGTATTTCACACTTATCAGCGTCTAAATACACATTACATTCATATTCTATTTTGTCTTCAAATCTAATTTTTTGTATACTTAAATAATTCTGTAGTAACTCAACTTCTGATTTTAAAGAAACAATCTTATCTGTGACCTCTAGATTTCTCCTCATTATCTTTCCTAACATCTTAACAATATTGGCAATTTCAATTTGATCATTACAAAATGCCTTCATTCTAATTGTTTCTAGAGTATTATATAAAAAGTGTGGATTAATCTGGCTTGCCAACATTTTAAATTGTACTTCCTTTTGTCTTGTTCTTAATTCTTCTGTATGTATCCTTTCCACATATACCTCATTTATTAACTGCTTCAAGCTTTCCATCATAATATTTAAATCATTATATAATTCTCCAATCTCATCCTTACCTTCAATAGTTTTTTCTATATTAAAATCACCTGAGGCAACTTTATGCATCTCACGTTTTAAAATAAATATTCTATCCGATAAGTTTTTAGAGAAAATTAAAATTAATATCAGAGATATTAATATATTAACAATGATTAAAACTATTCCTTTAATAGCAACTGGCATAGTCTGCTTTGTAACTGATTCAATAGGAACAGCCATTAAAATTTCGAACTTATTTACTAAAGCTTTTTCAGAAAAAAATGAAT comes from Clostridium sp. TW13 and encodes:
- a CDS encoding glutathionylspermidine synthase family protein, whose protein sequence is MMRYESYWDKLLFDYKLIHSKSVKEIYSDIPYFMNKNVYKQFKYTAGIINNVALKIKQGISLEYKDYREYLGNFQYLDDILLLKRENIPVFWARYDGFIGQDSVFYAELNYDKPCAQRECMVAEEMLQGYKNINEDFTLKFKQGFYGIKEKYYADKPVNIAILVDPAHYEEAHLALLFQEKLKRQDLNFILAGADNFIVEKDEVRVFEKKIDIILRLFPTEFLYEISDFKEILRLFDEEKLLILNDPRDIIMQCKNLYSYLWKLIKNDDTRLSTLEKEIISKVLPYTEPLTDENINFAMLDKDRYVIKPVYGRYSEDVFIGVMHTEDEWIQSLEYIKSKMQEKNFLLQHFKEQEEDISYYYNGSYRIPAKCFGNFGIYLCNNEVIGACVRWNSTYLTSEGETWFTPIGIEDDSVECIKTGLELQSFLDKLVFEAQFTGFNIDEKEYLSLDIGTISEQAFSELKQATVALNKIFIKTRDYVIENLNIFKEILSIEGLEDTIKREKTKEFTFIGRLDWIMDSYGRWKLLEINSETPAGICEATYVEQILEEQYKEKLCNEESIGNMFDKDSNVSNTINVGEDNINYPKVTFNKTSRINDMLVKNIVKQGKKIINDYNIKNPIIGFVSLTYYEDWVTTNAIMRMFKEDDTCRDNSYIYGNINDLVVEDDGVYLYGTKLDFIFRYYPLDWLLDEEDENLKRLLNAINDKVITLNPASTIISQSKAFFVIIYELIKHGFYSEDEMKNIERYIPFTTFDYDELNTNEFVIKPLLGREGQAVQPSYLLRSIPDEDIIFQERIFQKNTGKEGGFMVFGVFITGEEFSGIYTRIGDEVTTKYCKFQVMRSRL
- a CDS encoding methyl-accepting chemotaxis protein, which produces MKGKRGKIQQREITDDKSDDLIKNVDGRKKKKRRLRNENNNFAKGIMRKLVNKTVGKESRLLKKLLLTINSIVIISLIGTGVITFTVTKSNFKKQFKNSSMELLEKNTSSMDLINNIINSASIEILANDNLSKFLTDPAVSKDFATRQSTEKYLGTTANSSVSKLIKSIYVYNDNGLSISSDGTTITDEEIAKVKETEWYKKATKQVSGSIWTTPMLEKESDTTSNKKVISNVRILKDVNTWQVMGVLRINIDVEKLQSIFNGNNGGSNGYEFIVDNNGTVISHSDDKLIGTKITSTYMQEALKKNSGDFTFKDKGTSYYGVYTKSNLTGWKYFSIIPEKNLTSSANIIGIVIILIGILVVGIAFVISLLISRQISNPINDIISITKDVSEGNFKVENVSKYKITELNQLNHNFNSMIKDLSDLLGTTASLAVETNNSATKMVSLSEEIYSSSKQIGEAAEEIATGSLKQTEETQNCVKISDDFNTIVNSTDEYINDSNSAAENSMIKIQEGFVSIDSLKVSSAKNSKAMEDLGGSIDTLHTYTKDIVKILGNINGIASQTNLLALNASIEAARAGEVGKGFNVVAQEIRKLSEESNQASKEIKAIIDNVNNTIELLLGLSNEAKETIRDENEKVNSTIGSFEEIKASIDKTKIAMQKTLQSMNDINSEREILKSSINNIEIISENHTASTEEVIATIQGQVEANETLTEISAELKEKSEKLNKLINKFQF
- a CDS encoding response regulator transcription factor gives rise to the protein MLNVLIIDDEPSVRAGLKKIIKWEQHGFSVCGEGIDGDDGYNKIMKLKPDLVLMDINMPGMFGIDVIKKSQENGFNGKFIIITGYSDFQYAKSAITYGVKAYILKPIDEDELTELIVSLGEEINREKDSEKNVAVSKKYLRELTFKQLILGESKEKIDLGNLEFDTDNLKVEVALVSNSKYNNNAEMYKLEKMVSEQVGMIENLHILILENFIALVFINFSMSHIMKTLNKLEEKLDKKTFITLGKEEMSLEKVQYSYLDAKELMKKKFLFFEYRIISKEIIEKIMKESLKEYEDIELNNLYSYVEINDIEKLVKCFLKFANNLRREGYSEEKVKIVAINKALELREKIINDYNIKKEEITDSNEVMEEFYTKTSLNETIDYLAEQFINLSEKVSNISTDSTMKRIINYINKNYYNDLKLELLAQIFNYNSAYLGKAFKNYVGENFNTYLDKVRIEKAKVLLMEDKLKVYQVSEKVGYKNIDYFHGKFKKYVGTSPLNYKKQLENK
- a CDS encoding cache domain-containing sensor histidine kinase encodes the protein MKKTKYLSTAVKNMKIRNKLIFIYLIVVFIPVLIVGVYLTKSMTNIVINNTIHEASYNTDIVKYRFEEIIRIAADVSDRIYVNQSIANLINHKYTSYNEIIEAYGNNTTLDEYLRSYSEIKSIRLYTDNSTMLDNSQFIYASNDIKAKQWYKNALENNGKINWIYKNDEITGTNGLSLVRCIKDYSGNKIAVLVINVNNSNLKSIIQGEPYETVISLDNNSIFSSTLGVTDKTYDIKDYNVPVRDENYKIKGNFNDKPSYVVVNSFFSEKALVNKFEILMAVPIESVTKQTMPVAIKGIVLIIVNILISLILILIFSKNLSDRIFILKREMHKVASGDFNIEKTIEGKDEIGELYNDLNIMMESLKQLINEVYVERIHTEELRTRQKEVQFKMLASQINPHFLYNTLETIRMKAFCNDQIEIANIVKMLGKIMRRNLEVTDKIVSLKSEVELLQNYLSIQKIRFEDKIEYECNVYLDADKCEILPLLIQPIVENAFVHGLENKKEKGKIVINIYNNNNNSIIVVTDNGFGIPPDKLAQINNDFASDDNKTRRSIGINNVNQRIKLFYGKEYGLNVDSEVDKGTKVTILLPMLGRGE